A region of Ornithodoros turicata isolate Travis chromosome 5, ASM3712646v1, whole genome shotgun sequence DNA encodes the following proteins:
- the LOC135394482 gene encoding androgen-dependent TFPI-regulating protein-like translates to MKNTCVKTFHLTFCALYTYGVYFSEVHLDIPLRSPKFGIFGRYKYLTHWNLVLQAVMFTLFCVIDFAPIRHKRCLTSVRDHVFLSISLPLCMFVSTIFWTLFFIDRDLIFPEALEMFYPAWLNHLSHTAITFSAIVEALVNHHKQPTRKTGFATLLMFAGVYLALIQYLGLVHGIWVYPVLEVLSSVAFCAFLGFCIFFIFVFYVIGEKLNTCFWPQGRKCSKEQ, encoded by the coding sequence ATGAAGAATACCTGTGTAAAAACATTCCACCTCACTTTCTGCGCTCTGTACACCTACGGCGTATATTTCTCCGAAGTGCACCTTGATATCCCTCTGCGATCACCGAAGTTCGGCATCTTTGGACGCTACAAGTATCTCACGCATTGGAACCTAGTGCTGCAGGCTGTGATGTTTACTCTATTTTGTGTAATTGACTTTGCACCAATAAGGCACAAGCGGTGCCTAACAAGTGTTCGCGACCATGTGTTTCTGTCCATTTCTCTACCGCTGTGTATGTTCGTATCAACAATTTTTTGGACTTTATTTTTCATAGACAGAGACTTGATATTTCCAGAAGCGTTAGAAATGTTTTACCCAGCATGGTTAAACCACTTATCTCATACTGCTATAACGTTCAGTGCCATAGTGGAGGCCCTCGTAAACCACCATAAGCAACCAACGAGAAAGACGGGATTTGCAACCCTTCTCATGTTTGCCGGCGTATATCTGGCGTTGATTCAATACCTGGGTTTGGTCCATGGCATTTGGGTGTACCCCGTGTTGGAGGTATTGTCATCAGTAGCTTTTTGTGCCTTTCTGGGTTTTTGCATATTTTTCATCTTTGTTTTTTATGTCATTGGAGAAAAGCTCAACACGTGTTTCTGGCCACAAGGAAGGAAGTGTTCAAAGGAACAATAA